Below is a genomic region from Paraburkholderia phenazinium.
GGTTGCCAGGATGGCGCGCCAGGCGGCCCGCACGGCGTCGCCGTAGGCTTTCTGGGTGAAAGCGTCCTGCTTGCCGAGGCCAACCAGCAGGACACGCGAAGCACCGATACCGGACACTTCATGAAGGAACAGCGTGGTACCGCTCTTGCCGTCCATGTCACCGGCTTTGACGATACGGGTCAGGAGACCCTTGGTGGCCGCATCGATCTCCAGTGCGGCGCCCGACAGCGTTTGCGACTCGAAAATGCCGATCACGATGCAATCGGACTTTCCAGTCAGGAACCCATTCGAGGAGCCTTTGCTCCAATCACAGGCTTTTATGCTAAAGTCCATCGCGCTTGTCCTCGGATAAAATCTGGGCTTAGGATGAAAGCCGCAATTATCCGCTATTTTTCCCGCGGCGGCTGCACGGGGCTGACGGGATGCTCCCGGACCACCCCCAAGGCACGCACTCTCTTCCTCAACAATGATCTTTGAACGCTCCCTCCAGCGCGAACTCGCGTACACGGCTGGTGCCGTGTTCATGGTTCTCCTCACGCTCGTGCTGACGACGATGATGATCCGGATTGTCGGCTTCGCCGCTTCCGGGGAGATCGATCCACGCGACGTGCTGGTCCTGATCGGCCTGACCGTGATCGGCTATCTGGCCATCATGCTGGTCGCGACCCTGTTCGTCTCGATCCTGTTCGTCCTGACACGCTGGTACAAAGATTCGGAAATGGTGGTCTGGCTGGCCTCGGGCGTGAGTCTCACACGCTTCATCCGGCCCATCGCCGTGTTTGCGACGCCCATCATCATCCTCATCATGTTCTTCGTGTTCGTCGGCTGGCCGTGGTCGAACCAGCAGAGCAAGCTGATCCGCGCGCGCTTCCAGCAGCGCGACGAGGTCTCACTGCTGGCGCCTGGCCAGTTCCGCGAATCGACGGTGAGCCACCGGGTGTTCTTCATCGAAAAGATGTCACCGGACCAGTCGCGCGTCGAGAACGTGTTCGTGACCAGCACCGAAAACGGCAAGGTCAACGTGGTCGTATCGAAGACCGGCCATACCGAGACCCACAAGAACGGCGACCGCTTCGTCGTGCTTGAGAACGGCCGGCGCTACGACGGCGAGCCGGGCAAGCCGGATTTCCGCATCATGGAATTCGAGCGCTACGGCGTGAAGATCCAGAGCCAGCCGGTGATCAACGTCCCGACCACCACCGGTACGCCGACGCTCGAACTGTTACGCAACCCGAACAAGGACAACCTCGCCGAGTTTGCCTGGCGAGCCGGGTTGCCGCTGATCGCGATCAACCTGATGCTGCTGGCGATCCCTTTGGCTCACCAGAATCCGCGACGCAGCCGCACGATCAACCTGGTGATGGCAGTGCTGATTTATCTGACCTATTCAAACCTGTTGAACGTTGTGCAGTCATGGATCGAGCAAGGCAAGATGTCGTTCCCCGTGGGGCTGCTAGGCCTGCACGTGATCGTGGCAGCGATTGTGGCGTTCATTTTCTGGCTGCGGGTGCGCAATCGGCCCTTGTTTACGCGAGCGACGTTCCGACGCTCGTCGCAGGGAGCCTGACCGATGCGGATCTATGAAAAGTACTTCGCCAGTCAGGTCTACCTGTCGTTTATCTTCGTGCTGTTTGCGTTCTCGGGTCTGTTCTTCTTCTTCGACCTGATCAACGAACTGAATTCGGTCGGTCACGGCAACTACAAGTTCCAGTATGCGGTGCTGCGGGTGGCGCTGCAGACGCCGTCACGCTTCTACGAAATCATTCCTGTGGCGGCGCTGATCAGCGCGATCTACGTGTTCGCGCAGATGGCGGCGAACTCCGAGTACACGATTTTCCGGGTGTCGGGCCTCGCGACGAATCAGGCGCTGCGTTCGCTGCTGAAGATCGGTATTCCGTTGGTGATCCTGACTTACATCATCGGCGAAGTTGTCGGACCTTACACGGACCAGTTATCGGAGCGGGTGCGGCTGGAGGCGTTGGGTTCGGCGGTGTCGACCAACTTCGAGTCTGGCGTATGGGTGAAGGACACGTTGACCGCGCGCGCGGACGGCGAGCAGGTAACGCGTTTCGTGAACGTCGGCAAGCTGCAGCCCGACGCCACGATCACCGACGTGCGCATCTACGAATTCGATTCGAAATTCCGCCTGTCGAACGTGCGGATTGCGCAGAGCGGGAAGTTTCAGCCACCGGGCCACTGGTTGCTGAAGGACGTGACGGATACGCAACTGATCGACGTGCCGCCGGTTGCGGGCACGCCTCAGGATGCGCTTAATCCGGTGTACCGCGCGAGTCAGGTGACGGTACCGGAATACTCGTTGCGCTCGGAGTTGACGCCACAGATTCTGTCGGTGCTGCTGGTGTCGCCGGACAATATGTCGATGTTCAACCTGTTCCGCTACATCCAGCATTTGCAGCAGAATCATCAGGACACGCAACGGTATGAGATTGCGTTGTGGCGCAAGCTGCTGTATCCGTTTGCGGTACTGGTGATGCTGGTGCTGTCGTTGCCGTTTGCGTATCTGCACACGCGCGCGGGCGTGGTGGGGATGAAGGTGTTTGGCGGGATCATGCTGGGGATGAGTTTCCAGCTGTTCAACACCTTGTTCTCACATATGGGGATGTTGAATACCTGGCCTGCGCCTTTGACTGCGGCGACGCCTGGGTTGGTTTATCTGGTGCTTGGGCTGGTTGGGTTGAAGTGGGTGGACCGGCATTAGGGGTGGGGCCATGGCGTTGCATGGGATTGTGCTATTTGGACATGGGGCTCGGGATCCTCGCTGGGGGGAGCCTTTTGGGCGGCTGGCGGCTAAATTGCAGAGTGCTTATGGCTCCGCCGGGCCTGTCTCGCTGGCGTTTCTTGAGTTGATGGAGCCGGATCTTTCTTCTGCTGTTGCTGCGCAGGTTTCTCTTGGGTGTTCCTCTGTTACTGTTGTTCCTGTGTTCTTTGGGCAAGGTGGGCATGTGAGGAGGGATTTACCTGCGGTGCTGGATAATTGCCGTGCTGCGCACCCGGGAGTCACTATTCATTGCTCTGATGCCGTTGGCGAAGATGATTCTGTGCTTGAGGCTGTGGCTCAGTATTGCCTTCGGCAAGTGATCGGGTGACTTTTTTTCCCTCTCTCCGAGGGGTTTGCCTGCGGCGCCTTGGTTTGGCGGTTGCTCTTGCGATGTTGGCCTTTCCTTGCGTTCTTAGTGGTCTATTAGCGATGCCCCTGTGCGGGGCGGCACTTACTTTCTTTGCCGCCGCAAAGAAAGTAAGCAAAGAAAGCGGGCTTCAAACCGCTAGCCGGTAGGTGTCCACCACTTGTGTGAACGCGGAGTGGTCCGCGCACGCAACCTGCCCTCGCACCACACCCGTTAGTGACAAAGGGCTCATCCACCCCACTCCGCACTGCGCGCGTCGCGGATGGGTCTGCAAGGGAAGGCGGGGGGTGCCGGAACACGTACGCTCCGCACATTACGGCCCCACCGAAGCGCAAGACGAAGAGGCTGCCTTAGCCAGCCGAATGCAAGCCTCAGAATATGCGCCATATAGTTAGTAAGCCTACGGATCTAGTGGAAGAACTTATGCCGTGCGAGGACTCATGCCGTACGAGCACATATGCCGTGCGAAGAGTTATGCCCGACGGCGGAGCGCGTAGCGCGACGCTGGAACGGATGAGTGCCTTGTCACTAGGGGGGATGGTGCGAGGGCGGGTTGCGTGCGCGGACCACTTCGTGTTCGCGCCAGTGGTGGACACCTACAGGCTAGCGGTTTAAAGCCCGCTTTCTTTGCTTACTTTCTTTGCGGCGGCAAAGAAAGTAAGTGCCGCCCCGCACAGGGGCGAAGCTAATAGACCACTAAGAATGCAAGGAAAGGCCAACACCGCAAGAACACGGACAAGCGCCGCGCAGGCAAAAAAACACTTTCATGCCGCACTAAGCAACGCTTCCAAAGAAGAAACC
It encodes:
- the lptF gene encoding LPS export ABC transporter permease LptF — encoded protein: MIFERSLQRELAYTAGAVFMVLLTLVLTTMMIRIVGFAASGEIDPRDVLVLIGLTVIGYLAIMLVATLFVSILFVLTRWYKDSEMVVWLASGVSLTRFIRPIAVFATPIIILIMFFVFVGWPWSNQQSKLIRARFQQRDEVSLLAPGQFRESTVSHRVFFIEKMSPDQSRVENVFVTSTENGKVNVVVSKTGHTETHKNGDRFVVLENGRRYDGEPGKPDFRIMEFERYGVKIQSQPVINVPTTTGTPTLELLRNPNKDNLAEFAWRAGLPLIAINLMLLAIPLAHQNPRRSRTINLVMAVLIYLTYSNLLNVVQSWIEQGKMSFPVGLLGLHVIVAAIVAFIFWLRVRNRPLFTRATFRRSSQGA
- the lptG gene encoding LPS export ABC transporter permease LptG, with the translated sequence MRIYEKYFASQVYLSFIFVLFAFSGLFFFFDLINELNSVGHGNYKFQYAVLRVALQTPSRFYEIIPVAALISAIYVFAQMAANSEYTIFRVSGLATNQALRSLLKIGIPLVILTYIIGEVVGPYTDQLSERVRLEALGSAVSTNFESGVWVKDTLTARADGEQVTRFVNVGKLQPDATITDVRIYEFDSKFRLSNVRIAQSGKFQPPGHWLLKDVTDTQLIDVPPVAGTPQDALNPVYRASQVTVPEYSLRSELTPQILSVLLVSPDNMSMFNLFRYIQHLQQNHQDTQRYEIALWRKLLYPFAVLVMLVLSLPFAYLHTRAGVVGMKVFGGIMLGMSFQLFNTLFSHMGMLNTWPAPLTAATPGLVYLVLGLVGLKWVDRH
- a CDS encoding sirohydrochlorin chelatase, yielding MALHGIVLFGHGARDPRWGEPFGRLAAKLQSAYGSAGPVSLAFLELMEPDLSSAVAAQVSLGCSSVTVVPVFFGQGGHVRRDLPAVLDNCRAAHPGVTIHCSDAVGEDDSVLEAVAQYCLRQVIG